In Rhizobium sp. WSM4643, the following are encoded in one genomic region:
- a CDS encoding undecaprenyl-diphosphate phosphatase, with product MDYINAAILGVIEGITEFLPISSTGHLIIAEQWLGHRSDMFNIVIQAGAILAVTIIYWRRLLDLVLGWRDPANRDYAAKLIVAFLITAILGLIVKKLGFELPETATPIAWALIIGGIWMIFAEWAAARRPPHKEITWLVAILVGIAQIVAGVFPGTSRSGATIFVAMLAGTGNRAAATEFAFLVGIPTMYAASGYELLKTFKDGGAAGEDWTALGIAFVVSTIVAFIAVKWLLAYIRSNRFTLFAIYRIILGVLLLGMAATGFIA from the coding sequence ATGGATTATATAAATGCTGCAATTCTCGGTGTCATAGAGGGGATCACCGAGTTCCTGCCGATCTCGAGCACCGGCCATCTGATCATTGCCGAGCAATGGCTCGGACATCGGTCGGACATGTTCAACATCGTCATTCAGGCGGGCGCCATCCTCGCCGTCACCATCATCTACTGGCGTCGTCTGCTGGATCTGGTGCTTGGCTGGCGCGACCCCGCCAACCGCGATTATGCCGCCAAGCTGATCGTCGCCTTTCTCATCACCGCGATTCTCGGACTGATCGTCAAGAAGCTCGGCTTTGAACTTCCGGAGACCGCAACACCGATCGCCTGGGCGCTCATCATCGGCGGTATCTGGATGATCTTTGCCGAATGGGCCGCCGCCCGCAGGCCGCCTCATAAGGAGATCACCTGGCTTGTCGCCATCCTGGTCGGCATCGCCCAGATCGTTGCCGGCGTCTTCCCGGGAACCTCGCGCTCCGGCGCCACGATCTTCGTCGCGATGCTGGCAGGCACGGGCAACCGCGCTGCGGCGACGGAATTCGCCTTTCTCGTCGGCATACCCACAATGTATGCCGCCAGTGGCTATGAATTGCTGAAGACGTTTAAGGATGGCGGAGCGGCAGGCGAAGACTGGACGGCGCTCGGCATCGCCTTCGTCGTCTCAACGATCGTTGCCTTCATCGCCGTCAAATGGCTGCTTGCTTATATCAGAAGCAACCGGTTTACCCTGTTTGCCATCTACCGCATCATTCTCGGTGTCTTGCTGCTCGGCATGGCCGCGACCGGCTTCATTGCCTGA
- a CDS encoding complex I NDUFA9 subunit family protein has product MTLANLPPLVTVFGGSGFVGRHVVRALAKRGYRIRVAVRRPDLAGFLQPLGNVGQISFVQANLRYRSSIDRAVDGASHVVNCVGILHETGRNTFDAVQEFGGRAIAEAARGAGAALTHISAIGADAKSDSDYGRTKGRAETAILSVKPDAVIFRPSIVFGPEDSFFNKFAEMARMSPILPLVGGGKTKFQPVYVEDVAEAVARAVDGKVAGGKVYELGGPEVLSFRECLETMLKVTCRKNRLISLPFGIASMIGSIASLIPFITPPITPDQVRLLKRDNVVSREAEAEGRTLKGLGITPTMVASVLGSYLVHYRPHGQYTGTGKAA; this is encoded by the coding sequence ATGACCCTTGCCAACCTGCCGCCGCTCGTTACCGTGTTCGGAGGGTCGGGCTTCGTGGGCAGGCACGTGGTTCGGGCGCTGGCCAAGCGCGGCTATCGCATCCGCGTCGCGGTGCGCCGTCCAGATCTCGCCGGCTTCCTGCAGCCGCTCGGCAATGTCGGCCAGATCTCCTTCGTCCAGGCGAACCTGCGCTACCGCAGCTCGATCGACCGCGCCGTCGACGGTGCGAGCCACGTCGTCAACTGCGTCGGCATTCTGCACGAAACCGGCCGCAACACTTTCGACGCCGTGCAGGAATTCGGCGGCCGTGCGATTGCTGAGGCGGCGCGCGGCGCAGGTGCGGCGCTGACGCATATTTCGGCGATCGGCGCCGACGCGAAATCCGATTCCGACTATGGCCGCACCAAGGGCCGCGCCGAAACAGCCATCCTCTCGGTCAAGCCCGATGCAGTAATCTTCCGTCCGTCGATCGTCTTCGGACCGGAGGACAGCTTCTTCAACAAATTCGCCGAGATGGCACGCATGTCGCCAATCCTGCCGCTGGTTGGCGGCGGCAAGACGAAATTCCAGCCTGTCTATGTCGAGGACGTCGCCGAGGCTGTCGCCCGCGCCGTCGACGGCAAGGTCGCCGGCGGCAAGGTCTACGAACTTGGCGGGCCTGAGGTGCTCAGCTTCCGCGAATGTCTCGAGACGATGCTGAAGGTAACGTGCCGCAAGAACCGGCTGATATCCCTGCCCTTCGGCATCGCTTCGATGATCGGCAGCATCGCCTCGCTGATCCCCTTCATAACGCCGCCGATCACGCCGGATCAGGTGCGCCTGCTGAAGCGCGACAATGTCGTCTCGAGAGAAGCGGAGGCGGAGGGCCGCACGCTGAAGGGCCTCGGCATTACGCCCACCATGGTGGCATCGGTGCTCGGCTCCTATCTCGTGCACTATCGTCCGCACGGCCAATATACCGGCACCGGCAAGGCCGCCTGA
- a CDS encoding DUF1330 domain-containing protein: MAKGYWIARVDVRDTERYKDYVAAAKPAFEKYGANFLARGGAFTELEGKARARNVVIEFPSMQHAVDCYNSPEYQIAAKIRQEVADAEMVVVEGV, from the coding sequence ATGGCCAAAGGATACTGGATCGCCCGCGTCGACGTTCGCGATACCGAGCGCTACAAGGATTACGTGGCGGCGGCCAAGCCGGCCTTCGAAAAATATGGGGCGAATTTCCTGGCGCGCGGCGGCGCCTTCACCGAACTCGAGGGCAAGGCTCGCGCCCGCAACGTGGTGATCGAATTCCCCTCGATGCAGCATGCGGTCGACTGCTACAATTCGCCGGAATACCAGATCGCCGCCAAAATCCGCCAGGAAGTCGCGGATGCGGAAATGGTCGTCGTCGAAGGCGTCTGA
- the pyrF gene encoding orotidine-5'-phosphate decarboxylase has translation MDARERLIVGLDVPTIGEAERLVSTLGDDILFYKIGYQLVFAGGLEFARDLAASGKKIFLDMKLLDIDNTVASGVENIAKMGMSMLTLHAYPKAMKAAVEAAAGSGLCLLGVTVLTSMDADDLAEAGYSQDPHSLVLRRAEQARAAGMGGIVCSAEEATAVREIVGPDLAIVTPGIRPDGSDRGDQKRVMTPFDALKAGATHLVVGRPVVKAPDPRDAARAILSEMVSALWPANR, from the coding sequence ATGGACGCACGCGAGCGGTTGATCGTCGGCCTGGATGTTCCAACGATCGGCGAGGCGGAAAGACTGGTTTCCACGCTCGGCGACGACATTCTCTTCTACAAGATCGGCTATCAGCTGGTCTTTGCCGGCGGCCTGGAATTCGCCCGCGACCTTGCCGCAAGCGGCAAGAAGATCTTTCTCGACATGAAGCTGCTCGATATCGACAACACCGTTGCCTCCGGCGTCGAGAACATCGCCAAGATGGGCATGTCGATGCTGACGCTGCATGCCTATCCGAAAGCCATGAAGGCGGCGGTCGAGGCCGCGGCCGGCTCCGGCCTCTGTCTGCTCGGCGTCACCGTGCTGACCTCGATGGATGCCGATGACCTTGCCGAGGCCGGCTACAGCCAAGATCCGCACAGCCTGGTGCTACGCCGCGCCGAACAGGCGCGCGCAGCCGGCATGGGCGGTATCGTCTGCTCGGCGGAGGAAGCGACAGCAGTGCGCGAAATCGTCGGACCCGACCTGGCGATCGTCACCCCCGGCATTCGCCCTGATGGCAGCGACAGGGGCGACCAGAAGCGGGTGATGACGCCTTTCGACGCGCTGAAGGCGGGAGCGACGCATCTCGTCGTCGGCCGGCCTGTCGTCAAGGCGCCGGATCCCCGGGATGCCGCCCGCGCGATCCTCAGCGAGATGGTGAGCGCACTCTGGCCGGCAAACCGCTAA
- a CDS encoding histidine phosphatase family protein, protein MFGIYITHPQVRIDANVPVPKWGLSDVGAARARKAAESGWARQLRRIVSSDETKAIETAEILAEASGVPVEVVHGMHENDRSATGFLPPPQFEEAANWFFAHPEQSFKGWERAVDAQTRIVEAVNVVLATHDATAPIAFVGHGGVGTLLKCHLAGRPIGRDRDQPGGGGNLYAFGLADRRLSCDWTPIEDWQG, encoded by the coding sequence ATGTTCGGGATCTATATCACTCATCCGCAAGTCAGGATCGACGCCAACGTGCCCGTGCCGAAATGGGGGCTTTCCGATGTGGGCGCCGCGCGCGCGCGCAAGGCGGCCGAAAGCGGCTGGGCCAGGCAATTGCGGCGCATCGTCTCCAGCGACGAGACGAAGGCGATCGAGACGGCCGAAATACTGGCGGAAGCTTCCGGCGTGCCCGTCGAGGTCGTGCACGGCATGCACGAGAACGACCGCTCCGCCACCGGCTTCCTGCCGCCGCCGCAATTCGAAGAAGCCGCCAACTGGTTCTTCGCCCATCCGGAGCAGAGCTTCAAGGGTTGGGAGCGCGCCGTCGATGCGCAGACCCGCATCGTCGAGGCCGTTAATGTCGTTCTTGCCACGCATGATGCGACGGCGCCGATCGCCTTTGTCGGCCATGGCGGCGTCGGCACGCTGCTCAAATGCCACCTGGCGGGCAGGCCGATCGGCCGTGACCGCGACCAGCCCGGCGGCGGCGGCAATCTCTATGCTTTCGGCCTTGCGGATCGCCGCTTATCATGCGACTGGACACCCATCGAAGACTGGCAAGGGTGA
- the pmtA gene encoding phospholipid N-methyltransferase PmtA, with protein sequence MSLRVKVKERLGKRFDDEIRFFRGMMQGPKTVGSIVPTSSITAKRMASVVDIHSGLPVLELGPGTGAITKAILGRGVRPENLVAIEYSTDFHKHLQRTYPGVHFINGDAFDLQTTLGTFSGLTFDSVVSGIPLLNFPMAKRISLLESLLDRLPAGRPMVQISYGAISPIAANPDRYHIQHFDFVMRNIPPAQLWIYKRG encoded by the coding sequence ATGAGCTTACGGGTCAAGGTGAAGGAACGGCTGGGCAAGAGGTTCGACGACGAGATCCGCTTCTTCCGGGGCATGATGCAGGGGCCGAAGACGGTGGGCTCGATCGTGCCGACCTCCTCGATCACGGCGAAGCGCATGGCAAGCGTCGTCGATATCCATTCCGGGCTGCCGGTGCTCGAATTGGGACCGGGCACGGGCGCCATCACCAAGGCCATCCTCGGCCGCGGCGTCCGGCCGGAAAATCTCGTGGCGATCGAATATTCGACGGATTTTCATAAACATCTGCAGCGGACCTATCCCGGCGTGCACTTCATCAACGGCGACGCTTTCGATCTTCAGACCACTCTTGGCACTTTCAGCGGTCTCACCTTCGATTCGGTCGTCTCGGGCATTCCGCTTCTGAATTTCCCAATGGCGAAGCGCATCTCGCTGCTCGAAAGCCTGCTCGATCGACTGCCGGCCGGCCGGCCAATGGTGCAGATTTCCTACGGCGCGATCTCGCCGATCGCCGCCAATCCCGACCGCTACCATATCCAGCATTTCGACTTCGTCATGCGCAACATTCCGCCGGCGCAGCTCTGGATCTATAAGCGCGGTTGA
- a CDS encoding DUF72 domain-containing protein, with translation MTKKTATVRIGVSGWTYAPWRGQFYPKDLPQKQELSYAARHFRSIEINGTFYGLQRPESFGRWREETPDDFVFAIKGPRFITHMLRLQDIQTALANFLASGVLRLGPKLGPILWQFPPNMVFDPSLFESFLSLLPHTRDAAIALAKRHDWHIKAPAWLTCDGHQPIRHALEIRHESFRAPAFIEMLRRHKVALVCADTVQWPLLMDITADFVYCRLHGSEKLYVSGYEDEALDMWAQRIRAWATGGEPENATRVLAPVPARNKGRDVYLYFDNTDVKLRAPVDADHLSERLGDLMPGSAPKAA, from the coding sequence ATGACCAAAAAGACGGCAACGGTGCGCATCGGCGTATCCGGCTGGACCTATGCGCCCTGGCGCGGTCAATTCTACCCGAAGGACCTGCCGCAGAAGCAGGAACTTTCCTACGCCGCCCGGCACTTCCGGTCGATCGAGATCAACGGCACTTTCTATGGATTGCAGCGGCCCGAAAGCTTCGGCCGCTGGCGCGAGGAAACGCCGGATGATTTCGTCTTCGCGATCAAAGGACCGCGCTTCATCACCCATATGCTGCGGCTGCAGGATATCCAGACGGCGCTCGCCAATTTCCTCGCCTCCGGCGTTTTGCGGCTCGGCCCCAAGCTCGGGCCGATCCTCTGGCAATTCCCGCCGAACATGGTCTTCGACCCATCCCTGTTCGAAAGTTTTTTGTCGCTGCTGCCGCACACCCGCGACGCGGCGATCGCGCTGGCGAAACGGCACGACTGGCATATCAAGGCACCAGCCTGGCTTACATGCGACGGACATCAGCCGATCCGCCATGCGCTGGAGATTCGCCACGAAAGCTTCCGCGCACCCGCTTTTATCGAGATGCTCAGGCGCCACAAGGTCGCCCTCGTCTGCGCCGATACGGTGCAATGGCCGCTACTGATGGATATCACCGCCGATTTCGTCTATTGCCGCCTGCATGGCTCGGAAAAGCTCTATGTCAGCGGCTACGAGGACGAGGCGCTGGACATGTGGGCACAACGCATCCGCGCCTGGGCCACGGGCGGGGAACCGGAGAATGCGACGCGGGTGCTGGCGCCCGTACCGGCGCGCAACAAGGGCCGCGACGTCTATCTCTATTTCGACAATACCGACGTGAAGCTGCGCGCCCCCGTCGACGCCGATCATCTGAGCGAAAGGCTCGGCGATCTCATGCCGGGTTCGGCGCCGAAAGCCGCATGA
- the dnaN gene encoding DNA polymerase III subunit beta, producing the protein MRITIERSNLLKSLNHVHRVVERRNTIPILSNVLLKADGQKLDMKATDLDLEITEATPASVEQPGATTVPAHLLYDIVRKLSDGSEVLLATSTDGGSMTVQSGRSKFSLQCLPESDFPDLTAGTFTHSFKLKATDLKMLIDRTQFAISTEETRYYLNGIFFHTIESNGQLKLRAVATDGHRLARADVDAPSGSEGMPGIIIPRKTVGELQKLVDNPEVTVTVEVSDAKIRLTIGSIVMTSKLIDGTFPDYQRVIPTGNDKEMRVDCTSFAQAVDRVSTISSERGRAVKLALSEGQLMLTVNNPDSGSATEEVAVGYDTDAMEIGFNAKYLLDITAQLSGEEAIFLLADAGSPTLIRDTAGDDALYVLMPMRV; encoded by the coding sequence ATGCGTATTACTATTGAGCGGTCAAACCTGTTGAAATCGCTGAACCACGTCCACCGCGTGGTCGAACGTCGCAACACGATCCCGATCCTGTCCAACGTATTGCTCAAGGCCGACGGCCAGAAGCTCGACATGAAGGCGACCGACCTCGACCTCGAAATCACCGAGGCGACCCCGGCAAGCGTCGAGCAGCCCGGCGCCACCACCGTTCCCGCCCATCTTCTCTACGATATCGTGCGCAAGCTCTCCGACGGCTCGGAAGTGCTGCTTGCCACCAGCACCGATGGCGGCTCAATGACCGTGCAATCCGGCCGCTCGAAATTCTCGCTGCAGTGCCTGCCGGAATCGGACTTTCCGGATCTCACAGCCGGCACCTTCACGCATTCCTTCAAGCTGAAGGCGACCGATCTGAAGATGCTGATCGACCGCACCCAGTTTGCGATCTCGACGGAAGAGACCCGTTATTATCTGAACGGCATCTTCTTCCACACGATCGAGAGTAACGGCCAGCTGAAACTCAGGGCGGTTGCGACCGACGGCCACAGGCTGGCGCGCGCCGATGTCGATGCGCCCTCCGGCTCCGAGGGCATGCCCGGCATCATCATTCCCCGCAAGACGGTCGGCGAACTGCAGAAGCTGGTCGATAATCCCGAGGTGACGGTGACCGTCGAGGTCTCCGACGCCAAGATCCGCCTGACGATCGGCTCGATCGTCATGACCTCGAAACTGATCGACGGCACCTTCCCGGACTATCAGCGCGTCATCCCCACCGGCAACGACAAGGAAATGCGCGTCGACTGCACGAGTTTCGCCCAGGCCGTCGACCGCGTCTCCACCATCTCCTCCGAGCGCGGCCGCGCCGTCAAGCTGGCGCTTTCCGAGGGGCAGCTGATGCTGACCGTCAACAATCCGGATTCCGGCAGCGCGACGGAGGAAGTTGCCGTCGGCTACGACACGGATGCGATGGAAATCGGCTTTAACGCCAAATACCTGCTCGACATCACCGCCCAGCTTTCCGGCGAGGAAGCGATCTTCCTGCTTGCCGATGCCGGCTCCCCGACGCTGATCCGCGACACGGCGGGCGACGATGCGCTCTACGTGCTGATGCCGATGCGCGTCTGA